A window of Corallococcus macrosporus DSM 14697 contains these coding sequences:
- a CDS encoding pilus assembly protein N-terminal domain-containing protein yields MHHRIGIALVTLALVGAPALAEQTKPAPASSASSATEQTVVVKKGGQHALKLPGMVRIAIDDPEVADIEAAGKDVLKIIGKKAGETALLVWVGPENKRSSYRVVVSD; encoded by the coding sequence ATGCATCACCGAATTGGCATCGCCCTGGTCACGCTGGCGTTGGTGGGAGCCCCTGCGTTGGCGGAGCAGACAAAGCCGGCCCCGGCTTCCAGCGCCTCGTCCGCCACCGAGCAGACGGTGGTCGTGAAGAAGGGTGGCCAGCACGCGCTGAAACTCCCGGGGATGGTGCGCATCGCGATTGACGACCCGGAGGTCGCGGACATCGAGGCCGCCGGCAAAGACGTTCTGAAAATCATTGGAAAGAAGGCCGGCGAGACGGCGCTGCTCGTATGGGTGGGACCCGAGAACAAGCGCAGCAGCTACCGCGTCGTCGTCAGTGATTGA
- a CDS encoding PaaI family thioesterase, whose protein sequence is MSDDFTLPEDKAERLARCAVFYTDVVPHNHALGLRLVDVGPAEATVELPYAEHLVGNPETRVIAGGAVTTLIDATCGTAVFLKLGRFAPLVTLDLRIDYLRPARPGVVLTCVAECYRLTRQVAFVRALVHQGDPGHPVASAQGTFMRTEE, encoded by the coding sequence ATGTCGGACGACTTCACGCTTCCCGAAGACAAGGCCGAGCGGCTGGCGCGCTGCGCGGTGTTCTACACCGACGTCGTGCCCCACAACCACGCGCTGGGGCTGCGCCTGGTGGACGTCGGCCCCGCCGAGGCCACCGTCGAGCTGCCCTACGCGGAGCACCTCGTCGGCAACCCGGAGACCCGGGTCATCGCCGGCGGCGCGGTGACCACGCTCATCGACGCGACGTGTGGCACCGCCGTGTTCCTCAAGCTGGGCCGCTTCGCTCCGCTCGTCACGTTGGATTTGCGCATCGACTACCTGCGTCCCGCGCGGCCCGGCGTCGTCCTCACCTGCGTGGCCGAGTGCTACCGGCTCACCCGTCAGGTGGCCTTCGTGCGCGCGCTCGTCCACCAGGGCGACCCGGGCCACCCCGTGGCCTCCGCCCAGGGCACCTTCATGCGGACGGAGGAATGA
- a CDS encoding sigma-70 family RNA polymerase sigma factor produces the protein MRPQQSRSLVFLQQLGSGVREGYAALPGLEGTLAALYAGARRTWPDVALAEEDFLRHLAGCLPRDEDPARVLATVHAADLYLACACARGDAAALVTLERHVLPKAAGSVARLKASGVDPAEVFQLLRERLLVSEGDRPARMAEYQGGGPLAAWLRAAAVRTALNLQRAERRRAHAEEEAEALPLSPGAGMAEVELAYLRKNHREHFQAALSDALSALPTRERTVLRLHVVEGLSLERIGTMYQTHKSTVSRWVARAREAALEGTRQRLAERLRLTSGELHSLMRVVQGELDFSLPSLLSRPGSS, from the coding sequence ATGCGACCGCAGCAGAGCCGCTCGCTCGTCTTCCTCCAGCAGCTCGGCTCGGGGGTGCGTGAAGGCTATGCGGCCCTGCCCGGGCTGGAGGGCACGCTGGCCGCGTTGTACGCCGGAGCGCGGCGGACCTGGCCGGACGTGGCGCTGGCGGAGGAGGACTTCCTGCGCCACCTCGCCGGCTGCCTGCCACGGGACGAGGACCCCGCCCGGGTGCTGGCCACCGTGCATGCCGCGGACCTCTACCTGGCGTGCGCCTGTGCCCGGGGAGACGCCGCGGCGCTTGTCACGTTGGAGCGCCACGTCCTCCCCAAGGCGGCGGGCTCGGTGGCCCGGCTGAAGGCGTCGGGCGTGGACCCCGCCGAGGTGTTCCAGCTTCTGCGAGAGCGGCTCCTCGTGTCGGAAGGAGACCGGCCCGCGCGCATGGCGGAGTATCAGGGCGGCGGTCCGCTCGCGGCGTGGCTGCGGGCGGCGGCGGTGCGCACGGCCCTCAACCTCCAGCGCGCGGAGCGCCGACGGGCCCACGCCGAGGAGGAGGCGGAGGCGCTCCCACTCTCCCCCGGCGCGGGCATGGCGGAGGTTGAGCTGGCCTACCTGCGCAAGAACCACCGGGAGCACTTCCAGGCGGCGCTCTCCGACGCACTGAGTGCCCTGCCCACGCGGGAGCGCACCGTGCTGCGCCTGCACGTGGTGGAGGGGCTGAGCCTGGAGCGCATCGGCACCATGTACCAGACGCACAAGTCCACCGTGTCACGCTGGGTGGCCCGCGCCCGGGAGGCGGCGCTGGAGGGAACGCGTCAGCGGCTGGCGGAGCGGCTCCGGCTGACCTCCGGCGAACTGCACAGCCTGATGCGGGTGGTGCAGGGGGAGCTGGACTTCAGCCTGCCGTCCCTGCTGAGCAGGCCCGGCTCTTCCTGA
- a CDS encoding DUF4142 domain-containing protein: MPPRRRWRSSNPSRAPAFDRAFLAAMVGDHDADIAKVMAGQQQFASNAGLKTLLGETPPTLREHRQQAYRLLGQEAPRQARKAPGGR; encoded by the coding sequence ATGCCCCCGCGAAGACGATGGCGAAGCTCCAATCCCTCCAGGGCCCCGGCCTTCGACCGCGCCTTCCTGGCCGCCATGGTGGGTGACCATGACGCGGACATCGCCAAGGTGATGGCCGGGCAACAGCAGTTCGCGAGCAACGCCGGTCTGAAGACGCTGCTCGGCGAGACGCCGCCCACGCTGCGCGAGCACCGTCAGCAGGCATACCGGCTGCTCGGCCAGGAAGCCCCGCGCCAGGCACGCAAGGCACCTGGCGGACGCTGA
- a CDS encoding PaaI family thioesterase encodes MTAMSDTPPPLPELVRQVRKSREYKRLTDAIPYTRFMGIGVENLAGEMLCRMAYSPRNIGNSLLPALHGGTLGALLESAAVFELLLQTNTERVPKVISLTVDFLRSGKPQDTFAKALITRQGRRVANVRVEAWQDDRTRPIASAHALFLLSEP; translated from the coding sequence ATGACGGCCATGAGTGACACCCCGCCTCCCCTCCCCGAGCTGGTGCGCCAGGTGCGCAAGTCGCGTGAGTACAAGCGCCTCACCGACGCCATCCCCTACACGCGCTTCATGGGCATCGGCGTGGAGAACCTCGCCGGTGAGATGCTCTGCCGCATGGCGTACAGCCCGAGGAACATCGGCAACAGCCTGCTGCCCGCCCTGCACGGCGGCACGCTCGGCGCGCTGCTGGAGTCCGCCGCCGTCTTCGAGCTGCTCCTCCAGACGAACACCGAGCGCGTGCCGAAGGTCATCTCCCTCACCGTGGACTTCCTGCGCTCGGGCAAGCCGCAGGACACCTTCGCCAAGGCGCTCATCACCCGCCAGGGTCGGCGCGTGGCCAACGTTCGGGTGGAGGCGTGGCAGGACGACCGCACGCGGCCCATCGCCAGCGCACACGCGCTGTTCCTCCTGTCGGAGCCATAG
- a CDS encoding protein kinase domain-containing protein, with amino-acid sequence MNPPHRPPLSACPDENLLAAFASGSAPAGKVVVVEAHLDGCVDCRALVAAVAASSSLPGADASGADAPTWWDTGVRTLTEAPALREEPILPPGTRLGGYLLQGVLGMGGMGVVYAADDPRLGRRVALKLLRPLREGAAEEGRARLLREAQAMARLSHPNVLPLFELGAAEGRDFLAMEWVDGTTLADWLRVRARPWREVLEVFLAAGAGLAAAHRAGMVHRDFKPSNVMVGRDGRVRVTDFGLARHGTVEALEVADGHDALARSSVLTKWGQVAGTPAYMSPEQQAGRPVDARSDQYSFCVALHEALHGERPGGPPSSTASWRSSAPRYVRAALARGLASAPEDRFPNMDALMAALSQPAPTWRRRRLLTVAACLSALGVGSGVLLWSSSPPSEPDAGAPRAGRAGRTDKAPLVLRIGEARELSAPELERIAVGDPSLVEVELARPGVLRLTGQSEGATDLITWGRDGTMKSRSLSVIAP; translated from the coding sequence ATGAATCCGCCGCACCGTCCCCCCCTGTCCGCATGCCCGGACGAGAACCTGCTCGCGGCGTTCGCCAGTGGCTCGGCTCCCGCGGGGAAGGTGGTGGTCGTGGAGGCGCACCTCGACGGTTGCGTGGACTGCCGGGCGCTGGTGGCGGCCGTGGCGGCCAGTTCGTCCCTTCCGGGAGCGGACGCGAGTGGCGCGGACGCGCCCACGTGGTGGGACACGGGCGTGCGGACGCTGACGGAGGCACCAGCGCTGCGGGAGGAGCCCATCCTCCCGCCCGGGACGCGGCTGGGAGGCTATCTGCTGCAAGGCGTGCTGGGCATGGGTGGGATGGGGGTGGTGTACGCGGCGGATGACCCGCGGTTGGGGCGGCGGGTGGCGCTCAAGCTGTTGCGGCCGTTGCGGGAGGGCGCGGCGGAGGAGGGGCGGGCGCGGCTCTTGCGCGAGGCCCAGGCGATGGCGCGGCTGTCCCATCCCAACGTGTTGCCGCTCTTCGAACTGGGGGCGGCGGAGGGGCGCGACTTCCTGGCCATGGAGTGGGTGGACGGCACGACGCTCGCGGACTGGCTTCGGGTGCGCGCGCGTCCCTGGCGCGAGGTGTTGGAGGTGTTCCTGGCGGCGGGAGCGGGCCTGGCGGCTGCTCACCGCGCGGGGATGGTGCACCGCGACTTCAAGCCGTCCAACGTGATGGTGGGGCGAGACGGACGGGTGCGCGTCACCGACTTTGGCCTCGCGAGGCACGGCACGGTGGAGGCTCTGGAGGTGGCCGATGGGCATGACGCCCTGGCGAGGAGCTCCGTGCTCACGAAGTGGGGCCAGGTCGCGGGGACGCCCGCGTACATGTCTCCCGAACAGCAGGCGGGCAGGCCCGTGGATGCCCGGAGCGACCAGTACAGCTTCTGCGTCGCGCTCCACGAAGCGCTCCATGGGGAGCGTCCGGGAGGACCTCCGAGCTCCACGGCATCGTGGAGGTCGAGCGCGCCACGGTACGTCCGCGCCGCGCTGGCGCGAGGGCTCGCGAGCGCTCCAGAGGACCGTTTCCCCAACATGGATGCGCTGATGGCGGCGCTCTCCCAGCCGGCTCCCACCTGGCGGCGCCGGCGCCTCCTGACAGTCGCCGCGTGCCTGAGCGCGCTGGGCGTGGGGTCGGGCGTGCTCCTGTGGAGCTCGTCTCCGCCTTCCGAGCCTGACGCCGGCGCGCCGCGAGCCGGAAGGGCCGGTCGAACGGACAAGGCGCCGCTCGTCCTGCGCATCGGTGAGGCGCGGGAGCTGTCCGCGCCGGAGCTCGAGCGCATCGCGGTGGGAGACCCGTCCCTCGTCGAGGTCGAGCTGGCTCGTCCGGGGGTATTGCGCCTCACGGGGCAGTCGGAGGGAGCCACGGACCTGATTACGTGGGGCCGTGACGGGACGATGAAGTCCCGTTCCCTGTCCGTCATCGCGCCCTGA